A window of Holophagales bacterium contains these coding sequences:
- a CDS encoding SUMF1/EgtB/PvdO family nonheme iron enzyme has protein sequence MRSGGRMRVGIGFVYFVVALILSFESVAQAKFALHRTQAWSRHPAKKDPAAVGTSNNTWYYNASGAPSNANESDVKQQLVAAMTQWNGVLSKWTFYTSSISNTTDPPDPLDTFHDVGWYHESGAALAVTTYPWPSGYQPDGADIKFNTYYTWAFSSTTPSTAYDFRSVALHELGHVVGSGHSSTAQNVMYYAIPQGSQKRSLQTDDTYVASYLYGSSLDASVQSGAPALMTVGVDYYVTFQYVVSAGFSPVPSSECYLDISLTAGNAAVAVYDYSPEWDAVDDRAIGSTIYRYSGTTMLATNRLFSARRGLSLPSNASYFVTLRVRALDATSPVAFLYRANYVNSSHQEPTSDNGAVQPSAPAIFGDLSPRTSSYLDQQGFPAARLSIPVVAGPAAPSGLSASAASSAQINLVWMDNATNETGYKVERKTGTAGTWGQIGTAGASATSYPDTTCSPSTTYYYRVRATNSAGDSGYSNEANATTPAAPPAAPSGLSASAASSTQINLVWMDNATNETGYKVERKTGTAGTWGQIGTAGASATSYPDTTCSPSTTYYYRVRATNGAGDSGSSNEANATTPAAPPAAPSGLSASAASSSQINLVWMDNATNETGYKVERKTGTAGTWGQIGTAGASATSYPDTTCSPSTTYHYRVRATNSAGDSGSSNEANATTPAPPVTIPAAPSGLSASAASSTQINLVWVDNATNETGHKVERKTGTAGIWGQIGTAGASATSYPDTTCSPSTTYYYRVRATNGAGDSGHSNEASATTPAPPVTIPAAPSGLSASAASSTQINLVWVDNATNETGYKVERKTGTAGTWGQIGTAGASATSYPDTTCSSSTTYYYRVRATNSAGDSSFSNEVSGTTPAPLTCTTLSCASPMVGSLSTTDATNGHNGPGVYVDRYCFAGEAGRTITFDLVSASFDAYLYLLDPSGNVVAWNDDWSGLNSHISFTLPSSGQWTVEATSYHQGATGPYTLTMSGCANGNGTAFYPLAPCRIIDSRNAAGPAGGPGLSPQGSRMIYVAGASCGVPATATAVAVNLTAISPPAHGALKLIPSGTSPTAATALSFRAGRMSSNNVIAKLGPDGAAVVFADTSSGTTQFTLDVSGYFAPSWQEVTVWLPGDVPLILTRVPAGTFQMGSPTTERSRETDGTTEALHQVSISSDYYIGKYEITHAQWVAVMASHPDDNPSCGASCPQNLVSWNQVSGTDGFLQRLNAHLSATGQQGAGMFRLPTEAEWERACRGGTQSRFSFGDALNGYEVCNPSAEADPYMWFCGSSGGSQHPVGTRRPNPYGLFDMHGNVYEWCADWYSDYSGVPETNPVGPPSGTYRVVRGGSASDVLARARSAARLFMEPNEFSHRIGFRVARTR, from the coding sequence GTGAGATCCGGCGGTCGCATGCGCGTCGGGATTGGTTTTGTCTACTTCGTGGTGGCTCTGATTTTGAGTTTCGAATCAGTGGCGCAGGCGAAGTTCGCGCTGCATAGGACACAGGCATGGAGCCGTCACCCGGCTAAGAAGGACCCGGCAGCCGTTGGTACCTCGAACAACACGTGGTACTACAACGCATCAGGGGCTCCCAGCAACGCTAATGAGAGCGATGTAAAGCAACAGCTGGTGGCGGCTATGACGCAATGGAACGGGGTGCTTTCAAAATGGACCTTCTATACGAGTTCGATCTCGAACACGACAGACCCACCGGATCCCCTGGACACCTTTCACGACGTCGGCTGGTACCACGAATCGGGTGCGGCGCTCGCGGTGACGACATATCCCTGGCCGTCGGGTTACCAGCCCGACGGAGCCGACATTAAGTTCAACACCTACTACACGTGGGCCTTCTCCTCGACTACGCCATCGACCGCATACGATTTCCGCTCCGTGGCACTACACGAGTTGGGACATGTGGTCGGGAGCGGACACTCGAGCACTGCGCAGAACGTGATGTACTACGCGATCCCCCAGGGTAGTCAGAAGCGTAGTCTGCAGACGGACGATACCTACGTTGCTTCGTACCTCTACGGTTCCTCTCTCGATGCGAGCGTTCAGAGCGGTGCTCCTGCATTGATGACAGTGGGAGTCGACTACTACGTCACGTTCCAGTACGTCGTTTCGGCAGGATTCTCGCCGGTTCCGAGTAGTGAGTGCTACCTGGACATCAGCTTGACGGCCGGTAATGCGGCGGTGGCTGTCTACGATTACTCGCCAGAGTGGGATGCTGTTGACGACCGTGCCATAGGGTCGACTATCTACAGATACAGCGGCACGACGATGTTGGCGACGAACCGACTGTTCAGCGCGCGGAGAGGATTGTCCCTGCCGTCGAATGCCTCGTACTTCGTGACCCTGCGGGTCCGGGCATTAGACGCGACCAGCCCAGTGGCATTTCTTTACCGTGCGAACTACGTGAACTCATCTCACCAGGAACCCACGTCGGACAACGGTGCCGTTCAACCTTCGGCTCCGGCGATCTTCGGGGACCTTTCCCCTCGTACATCGTCTTACCTGGACCAACAGGGCTTCCCGGCGGCCAGGCTCTCGATTCCGGTGGTGGCGGGTCCGGCGGCTCCGTCTGGCCTATCAGCGTCTGCAGCGTCGTCAGCGCAGATCAATCTGGTCTGGATGGACAACGCGACCAACGAGACGGGCTATAAGGTCGAGCGGAAGACGGGTACCGCTGGGACCTGGGGGCAGATAGGGACGGCGGGAGCAAGTGCGACGAGCTACCCGGACACGACATGCAGTCCGAGCACGACTTACTACTACAGGGTTCGAGCGACGAACAGTGCCGGAGACTCGGGCTATTCGAACGAGGCGAACGCGACCACGCCGGCGGCGCCTCCGGCGGCTCCGTCTGGCCTATCAGCGTCTGCAGCGTCGTCAACCCAGATCAATCTGGTCTGGATGGACAACGCGACTAACGAGACGGGCTATAAGGTCGAACGGAAGACGGGTACCGCTGGGACCTGGGGGCAGATAGGGACGGCGGGAGCAAGTGCGACGAGCTACCCGGACACGACATGCAGTCCGAGCACGACTTACTACTACAGGGTTCGAGCGACGAACGGTGCCGGAGACTCGGGCTCTTCGAACGAGGCGAACGCGACCACGCCGGCGGCGCCTCCGGCGGCTCCGTCTGGCCTATCAGCGTCTGCAGCGTCGTCAAGCCAGATCAATCTGGTCTGGATGGACAACGCGACCAACGAGACGGGCTATAAGGTCGAACGGAAGACGGGTACCGCTGGGACCTGGGGGCAGATAGGGACGGCGGGAGCAAGTGCGACGAGCTACCCGGACACGACATGCAGCCCGAGCACGACCTACCACTACAGGGTTCGAGCGACGAACAGTGCCGGAGACTCGGGCTCTTCGAACGAGGCGAACGCGACCACGCCGGCGCCTCCCGTAACGATTCCGGCGGCTCCGTCTGGCCTATCTGCGTCTGCGGCGTCGTCGACCCAGATCAACCTCGTCTGGGTGGACAACGCGACCAACGAGACGGGCCATAAGGTGGAACGGAAGACGGGTACCGCTGGGATCTGGGGGCAGATAGGGACGGCGGGAGCAAGTGCGACGAGCTACCCGGACACGACATGCAGCCCAAGCACGACTTACTACTACAGGGTTCGAGCGACGAACGGTGCCGGAGACTCGGGTCATTCGAACGAGGCGAGCGCGACGACGCCGGCGCCTCCCGTAACGATTCCGGCGGCTCCGTCTGGCCTATCTGCGTCTGCGGCGTCGTCGACCCAGATCAACCTCGTCTGGGTGGACAACGCGACCAACGAGACGGGCTATAAGGTGGAACGGAAGACGGGTACCGCTGGGACCTGGGGGCAGATAGGGACGGCGGGAGCAAGTGCGACGAGCTACCCGGACACGACGTGCAGCTCGAGCACGACTTACTACTACCGGGTGCGTGCGACGAACAGCGCCGGGGATTCGAGCTTTTCGAACGAGGTGAGCGGGACGACGCCGGCGCCGTTGACGTGTACGACACTCAGTTGCGCATCGCCGATGGTGGGCAGCCTGTCCACCACAGATGCCACGAACGGTCATAACGGCCCAGGCGTCTACGTCGATCGATACTGCTTTGCCGGCGAAGCCGGCCGCACGATCACCTTCGACCTCGTCTCTGCGTCCTTCGACGCCTACCTGTATCTCTTAGATCCGTCTGGAAACGTCGTGGCATGGAACGATGATTGGAGCGGACTGAACTCGCACATCTCGTTCACCCTTCCTTCTTCAGGGCAGTGGACCGTGGAGGCCACTTCCTACCATCAAGGTGCGACCGGGCCCTACACGCTTACGATGTCAGGTTGTGCGAACGGTAACGGTACCGCCTTCTATCCGCTGGCTCCATGCCGGATCATCGATTCCCGCAATGCCGCAGGGCCCGCCGGCGGGCCAGGGCTCTCGCCCCAAGGATCAAGGATGATCTATGTTGCGGGTGCCTCCTGCGGCGTTCCCGCCACCGCCACGGCGGTAGCCGTGAACCTGACCGCGATCAGCCCCCCGGCTCATGGTGCCCTCAAGCTGATCCCGAGCGGGACGAGCCCGACAGCAGCCACGGCGCTCAGCTTCCGTGCGGGCCGGATGAGTTCAAATAACGTGATTGCCAAGCTTGGTCCGGATGGAGCCGCGGTGGTGTTCGCAGACACGTCCTCGGGCACGACGCAGTTCACGCTCGACGTCAGCGGGTACTTCGCACCTTCGTGGCAAGAGGTCACTGTCTGGCTTCCAGGAGACGTCCCGCTCATCCTAACGAGAGTTCCGGCAGGTACCTTTCAAATGGGATCGCCGACTACTGAGAGAAGCAGAGAGACAGACGGGACTACCGAAGCGCTGCACCAGGTTTCGATTTCGAGTGACTACTATATTGGCAAGTACGAGATCACGCACGCTCAATGGGTCGCGGTTATGGCATCGCACCCGGACGACAACCCGTCGTGCGGGGCGTCCTGTCCCCAGAATCTGGTGTCGTGGAATCAGGTCTCGGGAACAGATGGATTTCTTCAGAGACTGAATGCACATTTATCAGCGACCGGTCAGCAGGGCGCGGGAATGTTCAGGCTACCCACGGAGGCGGAGTGGGAGAGAGCGTGCAGGGGTGGCACTCAGAGCAGGTTCTCTTTCGGCGATGCTCTCAATGGTTATGAAGTCTGCAACCCGAGTGCGGAGGCCGATCCTTACATGTGGTTCTGCGGCTCCTCTGGAGGCTCTCAGCATCCGGTGGGCACCAGAAGGCCTAATCCGTACGGCCTGTTCGATATGCATGGAAACGTTTATGAGTGGTGTGCAGATTGGTATTCAGACTACAGTGGTGTGCCGGAAACCAATCCCGTCGGGCCGCCATCGGGTACCTACAGGGTCGTGCGCGGCGGTTCGGCTTCCGACGTCCTTGCACGAGCCCGTTCCGCCGCGCGCTTGTTTATGGAGCCCAACGAGTTCAGCCACCGCATCGGCTTTCGGGTGGCGCGGACGCGATGA
- a CDS encoding glycosyltransferase: MKAPGEDQDELARLRAENEVLRKDVEALARSLQEAEGSLGWLLTQKARQLIDFVAPKGSRRRSVVIRGLSSLRPWVQDGFRTTARATVVEARESVHLARLRRRAGPGAEGAPGSVLFVSGSFGAMERYRCATPREQLALAGVRSVLRRGAGAGIVGEAERHDLLVLHRIPFSTAVARIVEAAKRHGAPVLFDVDDLVFDPGLMERIDALQWMEPAEAALFRDSLERYRRTLALCDGAIVPTEPLAEAVRALGMPAWVHRNAPSLDLLELSEAARQKRKSDPSRVVLGYASGSRTHNRDFLEASPALLTLFAENPAVELHLIGYLDLGPEWGPFLPRVKKLEYVPWRRLPTVLATFDVNLAPLEHGNPFCEAKSELKWVEAAAVEVPTIASPTAPYRSAIRHGSDGYLASTSEEWLVALRALAGDAGHRAAVGAAARASLLDRYHPARMGSVLAAILSGVGDRGPRTGAASARTLESGT, encoded by the coding sequence ATGAAAGCGCCGGGCGAAGACCAGGACGAGCTCGCCCGCCTGCGGGCGGAGAACGAGGTCCTTCGAAAGGACGTCGAGGCCCTCGCCCGTTCCCTCCAGGAGGCGGAGGGGTCGCTCGGGTGGCTCCTCACGCAGAAGGCGAGGCAGCTGATCGACTTCGTCGCGCCGAAGGGCTCCCGCCGGCGCAGCGTGGTCATACGGGGCCTCTCGTCCCTGCGTCCCTGGGTGCAGGACGGATTCCGGACGACGGCCCGCGCCACTGTCGTGGAAGCGCGGGAGAGCGTCCATCTCGCGCGCCTGCGGCGTCGCGCCGGTCCCGGGGCCGAAGGCGCACCGGGGAGCGTCCTCTTCGTGAGCGGGTCGTTCGGTGCGATGGAGAGGTACCGCTGCGCGACCCCGCGCGAGCAGCTCGCGCTCGCCGGCGTCCGGTCGGTCCTCCGCCGCGGGGCGGGAGCCGGGATCGTCGGCGAGGCCGAACGGCACGACCTCCTCGTCCTCCACCGGATCCCGTTTTCGACGGCGGTCGCGAGGATCGTCGAGGCCGCGAAACGGCACGGCGCGCCCGTTCTCTTCGACGTCGACGACCTCGTCTTCGACCCGGGCCTCATGGAGCGGATCGACGCCCTCCAGTGGATGGAGCCGGCGGAAGCCGCCCTCTTCCGCGACAGCCTCGAGCGGTACCGCCGGACGCTCGCCCTCTGCGACGGCGCGATCGTCCCGACCGAGCCTCTCGCGGAGGCCGTCCGGGCGCTCGGGATGCCCGCGTGGGTCCACCGGAACGCCCCGAGCCTCGATCTCCTCGAGCTTTCCGAGGCCGCGCGGCAGAAGCGGAAAAGCGACCCGTCCCGCGTCGTCCTGGGCTACGCGAGCGGCTCGAGGACCCACAACCGGGACTTCCTCGAGGCCTCGCCGGCCCTCCTGACGCTCTTCGCCGAGAACCCTGCCGTCGAGCTGCACCTCATCGGCTACCTCGACCTCGGCCCGGAGTGGGGGCCGTTCCTTCCCCGGGTGAAGAAGCTCGAGTACGTCCCATGGCGCCGCCTCCCGACCGTCCTCGCGACGTTCGACGTGAACCTCGCGCCGCTCGAGCACGGGAACCCCTTCTGCGAGGCGAAGAGCGAGCTGAAGTGGGTGGAGGCGGCGGCCGTGGAGGTTCCGACGATCGCCTCTCCCACGGCGCCCTACCGGAGCGCGATCCGGCACGGGAGCGACGGGTACCTCGCGTCGACGAGCGAGGAATGGCTCGTGGCGCTTCGCGCGCTCGCGGGTGACGCGGGTCACCGCGCGGCCGTCGGCGCCGCGGCGAGAGCGAGCCTCCTCGACCGGTACCACCCCGCGCGGATGGGGAGCGTGCTCGCGGCGATCCTCTCGGGCGTGGGCGACCGCGGCCCCCGAACCGGTGCGGCGAGCGCCCGGACGCTAGAATCCGGCACTTGA
- a CDS encoding ABC transporter ATP-binding protein, protein MPPEADAPLPAILVEGVTVRYTVPREMVASLKEYAIRRLAGRFERDEFVGLRDVDLVIRPGERVGVIGPNGAGKSTLLRLIARVRRPATGRVVVRGRVAPLLELGLGFHGELTGRENVTLQGALLGVSRKEMIERLPSIVAFAELEGFFDAPTRTYSTGMVARLAFAVATDVDPDILLVDEALSVGDERFRARCHDRMEQFRDRGKTFLFVSHSLEEVVATCQRAVWIGEGRVVADGPAAEVCERYRAWSHAGSTVLPAGNGAA, encoded by the coding sequence ATGCCTCCCGAAGCTGACGCGCCGCTTCCTGCCATCCTCGTGGAGGGGGTGACGGTCCGCTACACCGTCCCGCGCGAGATGGTCGCTTCGCTCAAGGAGTACGCGATCCGGCGGCTCGCGGGGCGGTTCGAGAGGGACGAGTTCGTCGGCCTCCGGGACGTCGACCTCGTCATCCGTCCCGGGGAACGCGTCGGGGTCATCGGGCCAAACGGGGCTGGGAAGAGCACGCTCCTGCGCCTCATCGCCCGGGTCCGGCGGCCCGCGACCGGCCGGGTCGTGGTCCGCGGACGGGTGGCGCCGCTCCTGGAGCTCGGGCTCGGATTCCACGGCGAGCTGACGGGGCGCGAGAACGTGACCCTGCAGGGAGCCCTCCTCGGCGTCTCGCGCAAGGAGATGATCGAGCGCCTTCCGAGCATCGTCGCGTTCGCGGAGCTCGAGGGGTTCTTCGACGCGCCGACCCGGACCTACTCGACCGGCATGGTCGCCCGGCTCGCGTTCGCGGTCGCGACCGACGTCGACCCCGACATCCTCCTCGTCGACGAGGCGCTCTCGGTCGGGGACGAGCGGTTCCGGGCACGCTGCCACGACCGGATGGAGCAGTTCCGCGACCGCGGGAAGACCTTCCTGTTCGTCTCCCACTCCCTGGAAGAGGTCGTCGCGACCTGCCAGCGGGCCGTCTGGATCGGCGAAGGCCGGGTGGTCGCGGACGGGCCCGCGGCCGAGGTGTGCGAGCGCTACCGGGCGTGGTCCCACGCTGGGTCGACAGTGCTGCCGGCCGGGAACGGCGCGGCGTGA
- a CDS encoding class I SAM-dependent methyltransferase — MRSDLDWYFAFLNLLHRPLIRKAERFRFHELLPEFLSIVGKMPAPVVVEIGSRDVTGVLRRDLFPKAARYTGFDIHPGRGVDVVGDAHELSRHFEPGSVDVVFSASVFEHLVFPWKVVLEINRILKPGGYVFLSTHPVWPAHELPWDFWRFPVAGLSHLFIPETGFEIVEAVEGLPCRAYSLVADAPTRGLFRHPMNMGIALVARKTGEYDTEKFRWDVDVHSVVRSEYPKPTR, encoded by the coding sequence GTGAGATCCGACTTGGACTGGTACTTCGCGTTCCTCAACCTCCTGCATCGCCCGCTCATCCGAAAGGCGGAGCGGTTCCGTTTTCACGAGCTCCTTCCCGAGTTCCTGTCGATCGTCGGAAAGATGCCGGCGCCGGTCGTCGTGGAGATCGGTTCCCGCGACGTCACGGGAGTGCTCCGACGCGATCTCTTCCCGAAGGCCGCGCGATACACGGGCTTCGACATTCACCCCGGGCGGGGCGTCGACGTCGTCGGCGACGCTCACGAGCTGTCGCGCCACTTCGAGCCCGGTTCGGTCGACGTCGTCTTCTCGGCCTCGGTCTTCGAGCACCTCGTCTTTCCGTGGAAGGTCGTGCTCGAAATCAACCGCATCCTCAAACCCGGGGGCTACGTCTTCCTCTCGACCCACCCGGTCTGGCCCGCTCACGAGCTCCCGTGGGACTTCTGGCGGTTCCCCGTCGCGGGCCTATCCCACCTCTTCATCCCAGAGACCGGCTTCGAGATCGTCGAGGCCGTCGAGGGCCTCCCCTGCCGCGCCTACTCTCTCGTGGCCGACGCGCCCACGAGGGGCCTGTTCCGGCATCCCATGAACATGGGGATCGCGCTCGTGGCGAGGAAGACGGGCGAGTACGACACCGAGAAGTTTCGGTGGGACGTTGACGTCCACTCGGTCGTCCGATCCGAATACCCGAAGCCGACGCGCTGA
- a CDS encoding class I SAM-dependent methyltransferase — protein MGAFAGPHVRWLRDRDDLPPSQRRCLGCGTESPMPAVVEATDVVVPGLYRRFVRCPACGTYLMDPMEMPDYGGLLAGRLAPDPYVEVGAGIDFISMLLTAVPVARRESSGLVDVGCGCGFSVHFWRSLGREGLGVEPSALGFAGEERLGIPVVHGFAGAAPELEGRRFDVVLSSEVVEHVPDPSGFLRILASLRAPGGLVVLSTPDTGPLDEADPDDLEAWEVLSPGFHTCVLSPAALRKLCVDAGLPAVRIERSGAHVVCIAGEDVADAAIDRMEARREYGAYLRREVEKGSSSTSVRDGLTFRLFQHLMNAGDWDAAKEVRGRLRLSLLERYGDDVTDPEVCRRRAGAIPGPSEIGQHVPWFLLELHHALGILEVAGGGSAEKARHHFDLVAETAPRLVALDPTFIPTATSYAYNALYQVAAMALGRGSVTEVERFLDLERDREGTGLDFPPGREILAIAATELFKAHVFSGRHEAARLEEERLQRLLCRALRVERIDPSSLARGVRSEPQAAVEREGLLQAVAWSTFARGALRLNGDGHADVAIALFDEALDLADAQRSLPAGPAFADALTKSVRHERERALAPVGLATRIRRLFSGSA, from the coding sequence ATGGGAGCTTTCGCCGGACCGCACGTCCGCTGGCTTCGGGATCGCGACGACCTTCCCCCCTCCCAGCGACGCTGCCTCGGGTGCGGCACCGAGTCGCCCATGCCGGCGGTCGTCGAGGCGACGGACGTCGTCGTACCGGGCCTCTATCGCCGCTTCGTCCGCTGCCCGGCCTGCGGCACCTACCTCATGGATCCCATGGAGATGCCCGACTACGGCGGGCTCCTCGCCGGCCGCCTCGCACCGGACCCCTACGTGGAGGTGGGCGCGGGCATCGACTTCATCAGCATGCTCCTCACCGCGGTCCCCGTGGCGCGGCGCGAATCCTCCGGGCTCGTGGACGTCGGGTGCGGCTGCGGCTTCAGCGTCCACTTCTGGAGGTCGCTCGGCCGCGAGGGCCTCGGCGTCGAGCCTTCCGCCCTGGGATTCGCCGGCGAGGAGCGCCTCGGCATCCCGGTCGTTCACGGCTTCGCCGGCGCCGCCCCCGAGCTCGAGGGCCGGCGCTTCGACGTCGTCCTCAGCTCCGAGGTCGTCGAGCACGTCCCGGACCCGTCCGGATTTCTCCGCATACTCGCCTCGCTGCGCGCCCCCGGCGGTCTCGTCGTCCTGAGCACTCCGGACACGGGCCCGCTCGACGAGGCCGACCCCGACGACCTCGAGGCTTGGGAGGTCCTGAGCCCGGGGTTCCACACGTGTGTCCTGAGCCCGGCCGCGCTCCGGAAGCTCTGCGTCGACGCCGGCCTCCCCGCCGTCCGCATCGAGAGGTCCGGCGCTCACGTCGTCTGCATCGCCGGCGAGGACGTCGCTGACGCCGCCATCGACCGCATGGAGGCCCGGCGGGAGTACGGCGCGTACCTGCGCCGCGAAGTGGAGAAGGGCTCCTCCTCGACCTCCGTCCGCGACGGGCTCACGTTCCGGCTCTTCCAGCACCTCATGAACGCGGGCGACTGGGACGCCGCGAAGGAGGTCCGGGGCCGCCTTCGGCTCTCCCTGCTGGAACGCTACGGCGACGACGTCACGGATCCCGAAGTCTGCCGTCGCCGCGCCGGGGCGATCCCGGGCCCGTCCGAGATCGGGCAGCACGTTCCGTGGTTCCTCCTCGAGCTCCATCACGCGCTCGGGATCCTCGAGGTCGCCGGCGGCGGGTCGGCCGAGAAGGCGCGACATCACTTCGACCTCGTCGCCGAAACGGCCCCGAGGCTCGTCGCGCTGGACCCGACGTTCATTCCGACCGCGACGAGCTACGCGTACAACGCGCTCTACCAGGTCGCCGCGATGGCCCTCGGCCGCGGCTCCGTCACGGAGGTGGAGAGGTTTCTCGATCTCGAGCGAGACCGGGAAGGCACGGGGCTCGACTTCCCGCCGGGGCGAGAGATCCTCGCCATCGCGGCGACGGAGCTCTTCAAGGCTCACGTCTTCTCGGGGCGTCACGAAGCGGCCCGACTCGAGGAGGAGCGCCTGCAGCGGCTTCTCTGCCGGGCGCTCCGCGTCGAGCGGATCGACCCTTCATCGCTCGCCCGCGGGGTCCGCTCGGAGCCGCAGGCCGCAGTCGAGCGCGAAGGGCTGCTCCAGGCGGTCGCGTGGTCGACCTTCGCGCGTGGAGCCCTGCGCCTGAACGGGGACGGACACGCCGACGTCGCGATCGCCCTGTTCGACGAGGCCCTCGACCTCGCCGACGCGCAGCGGTCGTTGCCCGCCGGCCCGGCCTTCGCCGACGCACTCACGAAGTCCGTCCGGCACGAGAGGGAGCGCGCCCTCGCCCCGGTCGGCCTCGCGACGCGCATCCGCCGGCTCTTCAGCGGCAGCGCCTAG
- a CDS encoding ABC transporter permease, with protein sequence MNVPPMELPKDIYDSSERGGRVIAEARELWRFRHLVRELISRDIKVRYKRSFLGVGWTLLGPLMQMAALTVAFSAILRYEVPNYPVYFLTGTLFWTFFSQATSHAANLTTDALELSRRIYLPRSAFVASALGVALVNVAVSLVPLLVIALLTGHPIRATWLFLPVAIVLGAAFTAGVGLVIFTLASRFMDVRETYLVLLQPWFFVTPILYPREIVPERFQPLVRFNPMTYLVEVFRAPLYNGWLPGWKTILFSCLAATVSLAVGWWFYSSRIDDYASRS encoded by the coding sequence TTGAACGTCCCGCCGATGGAACTTCCGAAGGACATCTACGACTCGTCCGAACGGGGTGGGCGCGTGATCGCGGAGGCGCGCGAGCTCTGGCGTTTCCGCCACCTCGTCCGGGAGCTGATCTCCCGCGACATCAAGGTCCGCTACAAGAGGTCCTTTCTCGGGGTCGGGTGGACACTTCTCGGGCCGCTGATGCAGATGGCGGCGCTGACGGTGGCGTTCTCGGCGATCCTCCGGTACGAAGTGCCCAACTACCCGGTCTACTTCCTCACGGGGACCCTCTTCTGGACGTTCTTCTCGCAGGCGACGAGCCACGCGGCGAACCTGACGACCGACGCCCTCGAGCTCTCCCGGAGGATCTACCTGCCGCGGTCGGCGTTCGTCGCGTCGGCGCTCGGGGTGGCTCTCGTCAACGTGGCCGTGAGCCTCGTGCCTCTCCTCGTCATCGCGCTGTTGACGGGACACCCCATCCGGGCGACGTGGCTCTTCCTGCCCGTCGCCATCGTCCTCGGCGCGGCCTTCACCGCCGGTGTGGGGCTCGTCATCTTTACCCTCGCCAGTCGTTTCATGGATGTGCGTGAGACCTACCTGGTGCTCCTGCAGCCGTGGTTCTTCGTGACCCCGATCCTCTACCCGCGCGAGATCGTCCCCGAGCGGTTCCAGCCGCTGGTGAGGTTCAACCCGATGACCTATCTCGTGGAGGTCTTCCGGGCGCCCCTGTACAACGGCTGGCTTCCGGGGTGGAAGACGATCCTCTTCTCGTGCCTCGCGGCGACGGTCAGCCTGGCCGTGGGGTGGTGGTTCTACTCCTCGCGCATCGACGACTATGCCTCCCGAAGCTGA